Genomic segment of Pseudobacteroides sp.:
TATCCCCATCCTTGTAGGACATGGTTTGAGGGATTAACTGGTCATAGTCTTTAGAGTCAATAACGTTACTTAATCTTGACTCTTTACCGTCTTTTACAGCTACAACTGCATACCGATCCATAAAATCAAAATTTATGGTTTCCTTATGTTCTGGTGGTGTAAAGCTGCTGTATTGAGTATCTTTTGTGGTTGCAATAACCTCGTCCAATACATCATCAAATCCTGCATAGACTTTATACTCATCTGCACCTTCGACTTTGCTCCACTTCAGAGTAGCCAAACCTTGTGAGGACAGAGAAAACTGAAGGGTTGGGATGTCGACAGGTGTTGATACTGTAAACATCATACGTCTGAACTTATCAAGCTTGGTGAATTTATTTGCTTCTATATCGGCTTTGAAAACGATATAAAAGCTTGGACCTTCACCCCATACATATTGATCATCATAGCTTTTTCTAAGATTTGGGCCTATTGGAGGTGAAATAACCAGTGATGCTGTCTTATAATCCTTTGAAGGCTCAAGATCGATGGACGCAAAAACCTTATTAAGGCATGCAGGATCAGAGTAAACCTCTGCATAGTCATTTCCTATGTGGCCGTCTTTGTAATCGTAATATTTAATAGGAAATATAAATTTCCTGTCGGGTGCTACTCCAAGTTTAGGCTTTAATATTTCGAATCTTGCACCATAATCTCTTTGACCTGAAGAATCTTCTGTACCTATGTATTTTGAGCTTATTGTAATAGTAGAAGTGTTGCTGTTCCAATTGATAGTGGCACCTAATGTTTCCACAACATAGCGTAACGGTATAAATGTCCTGCTGTCTTTAATGATGGGTTTTGTATCCATATAGGTATATGCAGGCTTTTCAATACCTTCGGTACGGGTTATAAGCATTTCATCACCGATGGTTAGTTGTATTGTAAGCTTGTTTTTTGAAATTAATATCAATTGTTTGTTGTACTTTTCTTCAAAATTAACGGTGGCATTAAGCTTTTCTGCTACAAACCTCACGGGTACCATGGTTCTGCCAGCAGTGTCAATGAACGGCTGGGCATCAAATTGGATAAGACTACCATCAACTATAACGGATATTCCCTTAGAAGCCATTGATATGTTTGGTACAAATGAAAACAAGAAAGTGAAAATCAATAAAATTGTAAGTGTCTTTTGTAACTTCATAAATTATTACTCCCCCCTAGCTTGGTATAGTATTGCTTTCCATAACTTACTTATATTATCACTTTTATTACCTAATATCAACAGAAACAGAATGGATATAATTGTTGGAAACATTGTATTTCTTTTGTATACAAATATAATTGATAATTGAGCAATTGAAAACAAAACTTGTAATGCCGGGTGGACTTTGATGTCATATATTAGCAAGAACACACTTTGGTAATAGATATAATGAGTGAAATACAGTGAATAAAACATACGATATAAAAAATCCGATGGCTCCTCCATGGTTTATGTATCCATACATCAGCAGATACAGCATTGGTTGGCGGATGGAATCTGGAGAGGGTTATATATTCAAATTTGGGGAATGGTATTGTGCTTTATCTAATGAAGAACAGAAACAATATCAGCGAATGTTTCCTACACCAAAAGGCTGGGTTGGATGGTATGAAGAAGATTCTCAAGAAGAGGATTTTTACGATAGTGATGGATATCTTCTTTGGAATAAAGATGGTAATATGAATTATTCGCTTGGTGATTTGCAAAAGGATTTTCGATCAGGCAAAAATTTAAAGTATCTTTTTTTCTGGGGACATCAACCATCTTATGATGGTAGTATAACAAAATCCTGTTTGAGTCAGTGGTGGATGTCTGATTTTAAAATTGATACAAATACATACTGCTGTATGGAGCAGTATATGATGGCTGAGAAAGCACGGCTGTTTATGGATGAAGAAATATTAGAGCAGATATTAAAAAGCAAGGACCCTAAGCAGATAAAGGGATTGGGAACAAAAGTAAGAAACTTTGATGAAAAGGTATGGAAGAGTAAGCGATACTCCATAATTTTAAATGGTAATTATGCGAAGTTTGTCCAAAATGATAGTCTTAGACGATTTTTAATAGAGAGAAAAAATAATGTAATTGTTGAAGCCAGTCCTTATGATAATATATGGGGAATAGGAATAGCGGCTGATGACAATCGTATAGAAAATCCTTCGGAGTGGAAAGGTTTAAACCTTTTGGGGTTTGCCTTGATGGAAGTGAGAGATGAACTTATTCGGATTTGTGAAAATTATGATAAATTGAGCTTGCAAGGGCAATAAGGCATTCGTAAAATGAGATACAAAATAAAACTTAAAAAAATTTTAAACATCATAATAATTTTGCTTATTAGTTATGTTATATATGTAACGGTTGATATATATTTATATGCAAACACCAATGAGATGACGAAGTCTGATGCCGCCATAGTATTGGGGGCAGGGGTTTGGGGAAACAAGCCTTCACCAGTGTTTGAAGAAAGAATCAGGCATGGAATCTGGTTGTATAAGAACGGATATGTGGACAAGCTGATCTTCACTGGTGGAAAAGGAAAAAATAACATTCGTTCAGATTCAAGCATAGCAAAAAGTTATGCAGTAGAAAATTTAGTACCTGAGAATGATATTTTTATAGAGGAGCAATCTACAATCACTCAGGAGAACATATCATATGCAGCAAAAATCATAAAAGAAAATAGTATGTCTGCTGTAATAATTGTGAGTGATCCATTACATATGAAAAGAGCAATGTTAATGGCTGAAGACTATGGACTTAATGCTTATTCTTCACCCACGCCATCAACAAAGTACAAGACCATGAAGAGCAAGTCCTTGTTTATGATGCGAGAGGTGTTCTTTTACATTGGATATAATATATATAGACTGTTTTAAAAGGCAGCCTAACATTTACGGTATTAAGATGTTGCAATCTACCTCCGAATTGTCAGGAGTCACAAGCCTTACTCTATATTCGCCATAAGCCTTTAGGTTGCTGCGGCTAATTGTTACAATCTGGGCACCTGCCCTTGATGGTGTTCCCACAAGAATCAATTGGTTGTTATACAACTTAACGTCGGAAACATTAAAATTATAAACCATAAGGCCGCATTGTTCAGGCTTTATAGGCTGGAATTTTTCATGAAACCCCAATGTTCCGAAAAAGTCTTTCTCATTTTCTTTGTTTTTTGGTACCACGAGAAGGCGGTGTAAGTTATATTCGACTTGTTTTGGGATATAGCACCACATTCTTTTGTAGTTTGCATTCCAAGATGGGTCGTACAACGGCCGTTTATATACTGGATTTATATAGTTATAACTAAAAGGAATTTTCTCTCCTCCCGGGATTATAGATTGCAGGTTGTCTGATTCGGTTTGACTGCCTAAAACACTATCGCAGGTTTTCTGGCGAATTATTTCATCTTTTAAAGGAATAAAGTAAGAAAGTTCCTTTTTAAGTGCTGCGTTTTCAATAAGCAATTTTTCTTGGGATTTGTATTCATTTTCAAGAGGATCAAAAGCACCTACAGTATTTTCCTTGATTATTTGCATAAGGTATTCATACCTAATGACATTATTTCTAATGAAATCTATTTCGTAACCCCCTGAGGTAGAAAGTTGAAATAGAAAGTCCTTTTTGTTTACCCCTGGGGGCAGTAAATCGTCTTGTACAATAGAAACTATTTGGGCTCCGGCTTGTTTTGGCTCACCTATCAATGCTACCTGGTCTTCGAATGTTTTTACATTTCTTACATTAAAACAAAAAATCAAAAGGTTTATATTACGATGATTATCTAGTGGAGCAATGGGAGGTGATTTTGGAGAGTACCCTAAACTTCCGACTATATCGTAGTTGGCACTTCCTCCTATTGAGAATGCAAATATTTTGTGGTGGGCTTCCATATTTTTTACCGGAATATCCAACCAACCTCGGTAGAATGTTGATTTCCAGCTGGGGTCAAATATAGGTCTAAGATAAAGCGGTTCATTGTAAAGGAATCTAAATCTCACCCCTTCGCCGTTTCTTACAACTTTACTCAGTTTAGATTCTGATAAGGGTGGAGGTGGGGTAAAATGAGCATAATTATGTACGATTCTATCATCCTTTTCATAGACGATTTTTTGTTCTTGATGAATCAGTGAATCAAGCAGGTTTTTAAGTTTGTGTATGTCTTCTAGCATTTTATTTTCATTCGGGTTGCTGTTAAAAACCCCTATATTGTTATCAAATATTGCATTTGCAACTAAACCACCCCCAATAATCAATGTCAACAGATATGCTGTCAGCATTAGTCTTTTCTTCTTTATAGTGATAATAAATATTTTCATTGCCCAACCACTTCCTTCCGTAAAATCATATTCGATATGGCTTGGAATTAGAAGGTAAAGTGGTTATAATATGTATTGGAGTCAACAAAACAATATTAGAGTATTAATA
This window contains:
- a CDS encoding YdcF family protein — its product is MRYKIKLKKILNIIIILLISYVIYVTVDIYLYANTNEMTKSDAAIVLGAGVWGNKPSPVFEERIRHGIWLYKNGYVDKLIFTGGKGKNNIRSDSSIAKSYAVENLVPENDIFIEEQSTITQENISYAAKIIKENSMSAVIIVSDPLHMKRAMLMAEDYGLNAYSSPTPSTKYKTMKSKSLFMMREVFFYIGYNIYRLF
- a CDS encoding NADAR family protein; protein product: MNKTYDIKNPMAPPWFMYPYISRYSIGWRMESGEGYIFKFGEWYCALSNEEQKQYQRMFPTPKGWVGWYEEDSQEEDFYDSDGYLLWNKDGNMNYSLGDLQKDFRSGKNLKYLFFWGHQPSYDGSITKSCLSQWWMSDFKIDTNTYCCMEQYMMAEKARLFMDEEILEQILKSKDPKQIKGLGTKVRNFDEKVWKSKRYSIILNGNYAKFVQNDSLRRFLIERKNNVIVEASPYDNIWGIGIAADDNRIENPSEWKGLNLLGFALMEVRDELIRICENYDKLSLQGQ